A genomic region of Trifolium pratense cultivar HEN17-A07 linkage group LG3, ARS_RC_1.1, whole genome shotgun sequence contains the following coding sequences:
- the LOC123916188 gene encoding phenylcoumaran benzylic ether reductase Pyrc5-like, whose product MAVGATTTKILVIGGTGYMGKFIVEASIKAGYPTFALVRESTLSNPNKSSIIHNFNTLGVNIVLGDINDQHSLVKVIKQVDVVISTVSHDQLSDQYKILAAIKKAGNIKRFFPSEFGNDVDQNHGLDEGKVVFDTKTKYRRAIEAEGIPHTYVVANFLTQHFLPTWSQLMDSASPLDEVIILGDGNIKSIFNTEESVATFTIRTVDDPRTLNKTLYIRPSTNTLSYNDLVSLWEKKTSNTLKRIYVSEEQAVKMMQESPYPLIKMGFAICLAAFVKGDHTNYEIEPSIGVEASKLYPDVKYTTLDEYFEENHDRTPFYLNWLISINNEQHFN is encoded by the exons ATGGCTGTAGGAGCAACTACTACAAAGATTCTGGTAATCGGAGGAACTGGTTACATGGGAAAGTTCATAGTTGAAGCTAGCATTAAAGCTGGTTATCCCACTTTTGCTCTTGTAAGAGAATCGACTCTTTCTAATCCAAACAAATCATCCATCATCCACAACTTCAACACATTGGGCGTCAACATTGTTTTG GGTGATATAAACGACCAACATAGTTTGGTTAAGGTCATAAAGCAAGTGGACGTTGTAATCTCAACAGTGAGCCACGATCAATTATCTGATCAATATAAGATCCTTGCCGCTATTAAAAAAGCTGGAAATATAAAG aggTTTTTTCCTTCTGAGTTTGGAAATGATGTGGACCAAAATCATGGATTGGATGAGGGAAAGGTTGTGTTTGACACTAAGACCAAATATCGTAGAGCCATTGAGGCAGAAGGAATTCCCCATACGTATGTGGTGGCAAATTTTCTCACTCAACACTTCCTTCCAACTTGGTCACAACTTATGGACTCAGCTTCTCCATTAGATGAAGTTATTATCCTTGGGGATGGAAATATCAAAT CCATTTTCAATACTGAAGAGAGTGTTGCGACTTTCACTATTAGAACAGTTGATGATCCAAGAACTTTGAACAAAACTCTCTATATTAGACCTTCCACGAACACCTTGTCATACAATGACCTAGTATCTCTTTGGGAGAAGAAGACAAGTAATACCCTTAAAAGAATCTATGTTTCGGAGGAGCAAGCAGTGAAGATGATGCAAG AGTCACCATATCCTTTAATAAAGATGGGCTTTGCAATTTGTCTGGCTGCATTTGTGAAAGGAGATCACACTAACTATGAAATTGAACCCTCAATTGGAGTAGAAGCTTCAAAACTTTATCCTGATGTCAAATACACCACTTTGGATGAGTACTTTGAGGAAAATCATGATCGCACTCCATTTTACTTAAATTGGTTAATATCAATTAACAATGAGCAACATTTTAATTAG
- the LOC123916120 gene encoding probable pinoresinol-lariciresinol reductase 3: MKMTKILIIGATGSLGYHLAETSLKFCHPTFALIRDSAFSDPIKSHKLQCLSNAGITLLKGSLQDETSLVEAVKLVDVVICAVSAKQTLQQKLLIRVIKQLGSIKRFIPSEFGSDPTKAKVCELEDGYNFYAPKIEIRKLVEAEGIPHTFISCNFFMKVLLPSLVQPGLKSPPRDKITIFGDGNTKGVFMQESDVAAFTINAVDDPRMLNKVLYLRPPGNVCSLNELVEIWETKIGKKLERLHVSEEELLEKIKATTFPANFEMLFIYSAFIKGDHTYFDIESSSGANGTELYPQLRYTTISEFLDTLV, from the exons ATGAAAATGACCAAAATTTTGATAATTGGTGCCACGGGAAGTCTCGGTTACCATTTAGCAGAAACAAGTCTCAAATTTTGTCACCCAACATTTGCTCTTATTAGAGATTCTGCTTTTTCCGACCCAATCAAATCCCATAAACTTCAATGTCTTTCCAATGCCGGAATTACCCTTCTcaaa GGTTCTCTCCAAGATGAAACAAGCCTGGTTGAAGCTGTCAAATTAGTAGATGTTGTAATTTGTGCTGTTTCAGCTAAACAGACTCTACAGCAAAAGCTTCTCATCAGGGTTATCAAACAACTTGGTTCTATCAAG AGATTCATCCCATCTGAATTTGGCTCAGATCCTACCAAAGCTAAAGTATGTGAACTTGAGGATGGCTATAATTTCTATGCACCCAAAATTGAAATCAGAAAACTCGTGGAAGCTGAAGGCATTCCACATACATTCATATCCTGCAATTTCTTTATGAAAGTTTTGCTTCCTTCTCTTGTTCAACCAGGCTTAAAATCTCCTCCTAGGGACAAAATCACGATATTTGGTGATGGCAATACAAAAG GTGTGTTTATGCAGGAAAGTGATGTTGCTGCTTTCACTATCAATGCAGTTGACGATCCTCGCATGTTGAATAAAGTTTTGTACTTGAGACCTCCAGGAAATGTTTGTTCTTTGAATGAGTTGGTTGAGATTTGGGAAACTAAAATAGGGAAGAAGCTTGAGAGGTTGCATGTCTCAGAAGAAGAGCTACTTGAGAAAATCAAAG CAACAACTTTCCCTGCAAATTTCGAGATGCTTTTTATATATTCAGCTTTCATAAAGGGAGATCACACATACTTTGATATTGAATCATCATCTGGTGCGAATGGTACTGAACTATATCCACAGCTGAGATATACCACAATCAGTGAATTTTTAGACACACTTGTGTAG